One Bacteroidales bacterium genomic window carries:
- the tatC gene encoding twin-arginine translocase subunit TatC: protein MSFWEHLEDLRGTLVRSVAGIMIFSVVAFLNRNVIFDHVILAPKDSDFITNVLLCKLGKFLSLPSLCIDDLSLQIINIQMSGQFMIHLYASMAVGFVLASPYIVYQFWKFIVPALKPEERKYSRRAVFVISFLFFAGVLFSYFVIVPLTINFLGTYQVSEFVENRISLQSYISTVISVTLGVGIVFELPVVIYFLARVGLVNSSFLRKNRKYMLIIILIISAIITPPDVFSQILVSIPLLALYELSIYIARRVNPE, encoded by the coding sequence ATGAGTTTCTGGGAACACCTTGAAGACCTGCGTGGAACCCTTGTGCGTTCCGTGGCAGGAATCATGATCTTTTCTGTGGTAGCATTCTTAAACCGCAATGTCATTTTCGATCACGTTATTCTTGCACCAAAAGATTCCGATTTCATCACCAATGTATTGCTTTGTAAGCTGGGTAAGTTTTTATCTTTGCCATCGCTTTGCATTGACGATCTTTCGCTGCAAATCATCAACATTCAAATGTCAGGTCAGTTCATGATCCATTTATATGCAAGCATGGCAGTTGGTTTTGTTTTGGCTTCACCCTATATCGTTTATCAGTTCTGGAAATTCATAGTGCCTGCTTTAAAGCCCGAGGAACGAAAATACAGCCGCCGTGCTGTTTTCGTGATTTCTTTCCTTTTTTTTGCAGGAGTTCTTTTCAGCTATTTTGTTATCGTTCCGCTTACAATAAACTTTTTAGGAACCTACCAGGTAAGCGAGTTTGTTGAGAACCGTATATCACTACAATCTTATATCAGCACCGTTATCTCTGTTACACTGGGAGTAGGCATTGTGTTCGAATTACCGGTAGTAATATATTTCCTGGCCCGCGTTGGACTGGTAAATTCAAGCTTTTTACGCAAGAACCGAAAATACATGCTGATCATTATTCTTATTATTTCAGCCATCATCACACCACCCGATGTTTTCAGCCAGATACTTGTGAGCATTCCTTTACTGGCATTATATGAGCTTAGCATTTACATTGCCAGAAGAGTCAACCCGGAATAA